The Chaetodon trifascialis isolate fChaTrf1 chromosome 16, fChaTrf1.hap1, whole genome shotgun sequence genome includes a region encoding these proteins:
- the LOC139344374 gene encoding voltage-gated potassium channel subunit beta-2-like isoform X1 yields MQVSFACTEHNLKSRSEDRLCGLRTAPPPGGSSGGVGGGGGGGGGGGGGGGSGGGGGGGGGSGQGSNGNYISQGSVKTRDGSGSRQAPQGHAHMKEAIGRHTSMKYRNLGKSGLRVSCLGLGTWVTFGSQISDEMAENLMAIAYENGVNLFDTAEVYASGRAEITLGNIIKKKGWRRSSFVITTKIYWGGQAETERGLSRKHIIEGLRGSLLRLQLDYVDIVFANRNDVNSPMEEIVRAMTFVINQGMAMYWGTSRWSAMEIMEAYSVARQFNLIPPVCEQAEYHYFQRDKVEVQLPELYHKIGVGAMTWSPLACGLITGKYSDGVPECSRAAMKGYQWLKERVNSEEGRRQLAKIKELHLLADRLGCTAAQLAIAWCLRSEGVSSVLLGVSTTDQLLENLGALRILSQMTPQTITEIDALLGNKPHSKKELRA; encoded by the exons ATGCAGGTGTCTTTCGCCTGCACCGAGCACAACCTCAAGAGTCGCAGTGAGGACCGACTTTGTGGCCTTCGCACCGCTCCGCCTCCAGGAGGAAGCAGTGGAGGAgtagggggaggaggtggaggaggaggaggaggtggcggtggtggtggcagtggaggaggaggtggtggaggaggaggtagtGGACAAGGGAGTAATGGCAACTACATCTCCCAAGGCTCAGTCAAGACCAGAGATGGGTCCGGGTCCCGTCAGGCCCCACAGGGCCATGCCCACATGAAGGAGGCCATCGGGCGCCACACCAGTATGAAGTACAG gaACCTGGGGAAGTCAGGCCTCCGTGTTTCCTGCCTCGGGTTAG GCACCTGGGTGACATTTGGATCACAGATCTCTGATGAG ATGGCTGAGAACCTGATGGCCATAGCTTATGAGAACGGAGTGAACCTGTTTGACACGGCGGAGGTGTATGCCTCTGGAAG agcgGAAATCACTCTAGGAAACATCATCAAGAAGAAAGGATGGAG GCGTTCAAGTTTTGTCATCACAACAAAAATCTACTGGGGAGGCCA agcagagacagagcggGGGCTCTCCAGAAAGCACATTATTGAAG GTTTAAGAGGATCCTTATTGAGACTGCAGCTAGATTATGTGGACATCGTCTTTGCCAACAGAAATGATGTCAACAGTCCAATGGAAG AGATTGTACGGGCCATGACGTTTGTAATAAACCAGGGTATGGCCATGTACTGGGGGACCTCACGCTGGAGTGCCATGGAAATCATG GAGGCTTACTCGGTGGCACGCCAGTTCAACCTGATACCACCAGTGTGTGAGCAGGCAGAGTATCACTATTTCCAGAGGGATAAAGTGGAGGTGCAGCTTCCTGAGCTCTACCACAAGATCG GTGTTGGAGCCATGACCTGGTCTCCACTTGCCTGTGGATTAATCACAGGGAAGTACAGCGATGGTGTACCAGAGTGCTCCAGAGCAGCAATGAAG GGGTACCAGTGGCTCAAGGAGCGAGTGAACAGCGAGGAGGGCCGCAGGCAGCTCGCTAAAATCAAGGAGCTCCATCTACTGGCGGACAGACTGGGCTGCACCGCTGCACAGTTAGCCATAG cCTGGTGTCTGCGCAGTGAGGGAGTCAGCTCAGTACTTCTGGGTGTTTCTACTACAGACCAGCTGCTTGAGAACCTGGGTGCCCTCCGG ATTTTGTCCCAAATGACCCCTCAAACCATCACTGAGATTGATGCCCTGCTGGGGAATAAACCACACTCAAAGAAAGAGTTGCGCGCTTGA
- the LOC139345184 gene encoding sialidase-3-like, giving the protein MGNTPSKSGSDEEPVKTTLFEKESNGITYRIPALIYLRHSRTFLAFAEKRSSPADQDAKSLVMRRGTLKPDGSVQWSSSQELSTACLPDHRTMNPCPVYEKNSKTLFLFFICIWGITTEIRQIITGKNRARLCCVSSSDDGQTWSQAKDLTESVIGESIHKWATFAVGPGHGVQLENGRLIIPAYAYYVPYRCCSFPIPFTVYPRALSIYSADFGQTWHIGKMLRKKSCECEMAEIIDHEGRSHLYCNARNSGGHRCEALSENSGMYFDKPHIAPELVEPPTGCQGSVIGFPAPEFVPNDDAESKACGTSLLSPDTQTWLLFIHPTNKSSRRDMGVYLNRSPLHSSGWDKPRIIHRGPSGYSDLAYNGDKDQFSCLMECGKESELEQIAFMSFTLNDVMQTGSKKEKKMR; this is encoded by the exons ATGGGAAACACACCATCAAAGAGCGGCAGCGACGAGGAGCCGGTCAAAACAACTTTGTTTGAAAAGGAGTCAAATGGGATAACCTACAGAATTCCTGCTCTCATCTATCTGAGGCACAGTCGCACCTTCCTCGCCTTTGCAGAGAAAAGATCCTCGCCTGCTGACCAAGATGCCAAAAGTCTTGTGATGAGAAGAGGAACCCTGAAGCCGGATGGATCCGTTCAG TGGTCGTCCAGTCAGGAGCTGTCGACAGCGTGTCTACCAGACCACCGCACTATGAACCCTTGCCCCGTgtatgaaaaaaacagcaaaacactgtttttgtttttcatctgcatCTGGGGAATCACCACAGAGATCAGGCAGATTATCACAGGTAAGAACAGGGCCCGTCTTTGCTGTGTTAGCAGCAGCGATGACGGGCAAACCTGGAGTCAAGCGAAAGACTTAACAGAAAGCGTGATCGGCGAATCCATCCATAAGTGGGCCACATTCGCTGTGGGTCCAGGCCACGGCGTTCAGCTGGAGAACGGCAGATTGATCATCCCGGCTTACGCCTATTATGTTCCTTACAGATGCTGTTCCTTCCCCATTCCTTTCACAGTCTACCCGAGAGCACTGTCAATATATAGTGCAGACTTTGGCCAGACGTGGCATATTGGTAAGATGCTTCGAAAAAAGTCATGCGAGTGCGAAATGGCCGAGATCATAGATCACGAGGGCAGGAGTCACCTCTACTGCAACGCTCGTAACTCTGGAGGCCACAGGTGCGAGGCCCTGAGTGAAAACAGCGGCATGTATTTTGACAAACCCCACATTGCCCCAGAGCTCGTTGAACCGCCGACAGGCTGCCAAGGTAGCGTCATCGGCTTCCCCGCTCCCGAATTTGTCCCGAATGACGACGCTGAAAGCAAAGCCTGTGGCACATCGCTCCTGTCTCCAGACACCCAAACCTGGCTCCTCTTCATCCACCCAACCAACAAGTCGAGTAGAAGGGACATGGGCGTGTATTTGAACCGGTCCCCCCTGCACTCATCAGGATGGGACAAACCCAGGATCATCCACAGGGGACCCAGCGGCTATTCAGACCTGGCTTACAACGGAGACAAGGATCAGTTTTCATGCTTGATGGAGTGCGGGAAGGAGAGTGAACTTGAGCAGATTGCGTTTATGTCGTTTACCCTTAATGATGTCATGCAGACGGGCagcaagaaagagaagaagatgcGTTGA
- the xrra1 gene encoding X-ray radiation resistance-associated protein 1 translates to MTAASNKLDDGQRYPTKCFPARTLLHRKREGGGHWLVAYGKAEEQRYRTVRRRIKETYRECEKDRGTDRPHGNTLDRPFLLQLHRADEPSELCSVDISEQKLDSVKPEDLKVFDSVAYIDASVNSLSLGSFSSFVSLRELNLSLNRLRNMTFHAADFPYLEVLDLSYNSLSADDIVSIGRIPRLKVLHLTGNQLHRLPPNLASSNRDTAQLPAEEEHTRFKALEVLLLDNNRLSSEVFNSLANLKRLKCLNLQGNRISQIPYLQLAGGSQPSSDEHVKRLSQERWEEYCRGSSFPLPKLQFLNLADNKIAEEEALMAVALFPELREIDIHSNPLTTRRSDPPLLTYYLQERLGITIKRKKTPDVRKLPLKVSTDPKWKVEERIPKVSKKPLVMDAPCPAQLERRELNTERFFLTQATDAPEYDFDPQADQTETREKEERNRDDTKLMDVKPNPDVVQPVGIQTAVRMLEHTLRNLNVYRDSKPKLDCIQTPYRGREKKIKELPPLTPVKRPAERVEEMIKEIKESTTIRQVPLSSALHSTGVSKQEALSLLRDMKTKYKMVHKKTMEQAASIESHRNTDRTGAEAPAVQML, encoded by the exons ATGACTGCTGCGTCCAATAAACTTGATGATGGACAGAGGTATCCCACCAAATGTTTCCCAGCCCGGACATTACTCCATCGAAAAAGAGAAG GTGGTGGTCATTGGCTTGTGGCTTACGGgaaggcagaggagcagagatacAGGACTGTGCGTCGAAGAATAAAAGAGACTTATAGAGAATGTGAGAAGGACAGGGGGACGGATAGACCTCATGGTAACACATTGGACAGACCTTTCCTG CTCCAGTTACACCGTGCTGATGAGCCGTCTGAGCTCTGCTCTGTTGACATCAGCGAGCAGAAACTGGACTCT GTCAAGCCAGAAGACCTCAAGGTGTTTGACAGTGTAGCTTACATCGACGCGTCTGTTAACTCCCTCTCTTTAG GATCCTTCAGCAGTTTCGTGTCTTTAAGAGAACTCAACCTGTCGCTAAACAGGCTGCGCAACATGACGTTTCATGCTGCTGACTTCCCTTATCTCGAG GTTTTGGATTTGTCCTACAACAGTTTGTCAGCTGATGATATTGTGTCCATCGGCCGCATTCCACGTCTAAAGGTCCTTCATCTGACTGGAAATCAGCTTCATCGCCTTCCTCCTAATCTGGCTTCTTCCAACCGTGACACAGCTCAACT GCCGGCTGAAGAAGAGCACACACGCTTTAAAGCTCTTGAGGTGCTGCTGCTCGACAATAACAGACTGTCCTCTGAAGTCTTCAACAGTCTGGCAAACCTCAAGAG GCTAAAGTGTTTAAACCTACAGGGGAACCGCATTTCTCAAATTCCATATCTGCAACTGGCGGGTGGCTCACAACCTTCTTCTGATGAACATGTCAAGAGACTCTCTCAG GAACGCTGGGAGGAGTACTGCAGAGGATCCAGTTTTCCACTACCTAAGCTTCAGTTCCTCAATTTAGCTGACAACAAG AtcgcagaagaagaagctctgATGGCCGTCGCCCTTTTCCCAGAGCTTCGGGAGATTGATATTCACTCCAACCCTCTGACCACACGGAGAAGCG ACCCTCCCTTACTGACCTATTACCTCCAAGAGAGACTGGGCATAACAATAAAGCGAAAGAAGACTCCGGATGTCAGGAAGCTCCCGCTGAAGGTGTCCACTGATCCAAAGTGGAAG GTGGAAGAACGAATCCCAAAGGTGTCAAAGAAGCCACTGGTGATGGATGCACCTTGTCCTGCTCAGCTTGAGAGACGTGAGCTGAACACAGAGCGCTTCTTTCTTACTCAG GCTACTGACGCTCCGGAGTACGACTTTGATCCTCAAGCTGATCAGACAGAAActagagagaaggaggagagaaacagggaCGACACCAAGTTGATGGACGTCAAACCGAATCCTGATGTGGTGCAGCCCGTCG GAATTCAAACAGCTGTTCGGATGCTGGAGCACACGCTGAGGAATCTTAATGTTTACAGAGACTCAAAACCAAAACTTGATTGCATCCAGACACCatacagaggaagagaaaaaaag ATTAAAGAACTTCCACCTTTGACACCAGTGAAGCGGCCGGCTGAAAGGGTGGAGGAGATGATCAAAGAAATCAAAGAGAGTACAACAATAAGACAAGTCCCGTTAA GCAGCGCCCTACACAGCACAGGCGTTAGCAAGCAGGAGGCTCTGTCGCTGCTGAGGGATATGAAGACGAAGTACAAGATGGTCCATAAGAAAACGATGGAGCAAGCAGCCAGCATTGAGtcccacagaaacactgaccgGACCGGAGCTGAAGCTCCAGCTGTGCAGATGCTCTGA